Proteins encoded in a region of the Catenulispora sp. EB89 genome:
- a CDS encoding peptidase M6 — translation MRTLPRPPGSRRAARLAGLACAVALLTALVPLVGAGPVRADRRDTSAQCVLPNPSGWTGEGETTDYNQFQRPQGTRTAAMLFVDFPDAPATEPTDAYYKFLAPAHDLMTQFSAGAVDLSITPVNHWLHMPQDSSSYGFVRGISWPQQALYVKQAGELAAQYVDLSKFDMIYIVPPKNATAITFSPAYVFDPKQPNLIVNGKEMKWGVTLGQDMYFWGPKVLVHETSHTFGLPDLYSFTDADVHHWVGGFDVMGNINGDAPHHFGWEDWKIGWLADSQVACLDAPGKFSVRLDEVESLGGTKIAVVRTGPTTADVAESRRPYGVDKALCKSGVVIYQVDSSTISGDGPIRVQDSSPEAPTTTACDEPVDWGAYQPGQSFHDDAAGVTISVVSASSTGDVVTVTKS, via the coding sequence ATGCGCACGCTCCCCCGCCCGCCCGGTTCCCGACGAGCGGCCCGCCTGGCCGGCCTGGCCTGCGCGGTGGCGCTGCTGACCGCGTTGGTGCCGCTGGTCGGCGCCGGACCGGTCCGGGCCGACCGGCGCGACACCAGCGCGCAGTGCGTGCTGCCCAACCCCAGCGGCTGGACCGGCGAGGGCGAGACCACCGACTACAACCAGTTCCAGCGGCCGCAGGGGACGAGGACGGCGGCGATGCTGTTCGTCGACTTCCCGGACGCGCCGGCCACGGAGCCCACCGACGCGTACTACAAGTTCCTGGCCCCGGCGCACGACCTGATGACGCAGTTCTCCGCCGGTGCCGTGGACCTGAGCATCACGCCGGTCAACCACTGGCTGCACATGCCGCAGGACTCGTCCTCGTACGGCTTCGTGCGCGGGATCAGCTGGCCGCAGCAGGCGCTGTACGTGAAGCAGGCCGGGGAGTTGGCGGCGCAGTACGTGGACCTGTCGAAGTTCGACATGATCTACATCGTGCCGCCGAAGAACGCCACGGCCATCACCTTCTCCCCCGCCTACGTCTTCGACCCGAAGCAGCCGAACCTGATCGTGAACGGCAAAGAGATGAAGTGGGGCGTCACCCTCGGGCAGGACATGTACTTCTGGGGCCCGAAGGTGCTCGTGCATGAGACCAGCCACACCTTCGGGCTGCCCGACCTGTACTCGTTCACCGACGCCGACGTGCACCACTGGGTCGGCGGCTTCGACGTCATGGGGAACATCAACGGCGACGCGCCGCACCACTTCGGGTGGGAGGACTGGAAGATCGGGTGGCTGGCCGACTCGCAGGTGGCGTGTCTGGACGCGCCCGGGAAGTTCTCGGTGCGGCTGGACGAGGTGGAGTCGCTCGGCGGGACGAAGATCGCCGTGGTGCGGACCGGGCCGACGACGGCGGACGTCGCCGAATCGCGCCGGCCCTACGGCGTGGACAAGGCGCTGTGCAAGAGCGGCGTCGTCATCTACCAGGTGGACTCCTCGACCATCAGCGGCGACGGGCCGATCCGGGTGCAGGACTCCTCGCCGGAGGCGCCGACCACGACCGCCTGCGACGAGCCCGTGGACTGGGGCGCGTACCAGCCCGGCCAGTCGTTCCACGACGACGCCGCCGGGGTGACGATCTCGGTCGTCTCCGCGTCCTCGACCGGGGACGTGGTGACCGTCACCAAATCTTGA
- a CDS encoding calcium:proton antiporter yields MSTSAERRLPAWAGWSNVVPVLAIVLLAFTWGRDLPAWVVAVVAVFLFGAVLAAVHHAEVVAHRVGEPFGSLVLAVAVTVIEVALIITMMTAKGAKGAGLARDTVFAAVMITCNGIAGLCLLLGALKRGLALFNADGTSTVFGAIITLAGLTLVLPTFTTSQPGPEFNDTQLTFAALASIAVYGLFISALTVRHRPDYLPVDTGSEAGVRDQDADFTLDEHGYQGEPPTDRQALISLALLLCALVAVVGLGKGVSPTIERGVDRAGLPASVVGVVIALMVLLPESISAVRSAYRDEVQTSLNLALGSAMASIGLTIPAIAVSTVWLSTPLILGLDASHMVLLAMTVAVGTLTFVRGRATLVQGGAHLVLCAGYLILAVSP; encoded by the coding sequence ATGAGCACCTCAGCCGAGCGACGCCTGCCCGCGTGGGCCGGGTGGTCCAATGTCGTCCCGGTGCTGGCGATCGTGCTGCTGGCGTTCACGTGGGGGCGCGATCTGCCGGCGTGGGTGGTGGCCGTCGTCGCGGTCTTCCTGTTCGGGGCGGTGCTGGCCGCCGTGCATCACGCCGAGGTGGTCGCGCACCGGGTCGGGGAGCCGTTCGGGTCGCTGGTGCTGGCGGTCGCGGTGACGGTCATCGAGGTGGCGCTGATCATCACCATGATGACCGCGAAGGGGGCGAAGGGGGCCGGGCTCGCCCGGGACACGGTGTTCGCGGCGGTCATGATCACCTGCAACGGCATCGCGGGACTGTGCCTGCTGCTCGGGGCGCTGAAGCGGGGCCTGGCGCTGTTCAACGCGGACGGGACCTCGACCGTCTTCGGGGCCATCATCACGCTCGCCGGCCTGACCCTGGTGCTGCCGACCTTCACCACCTCGCAGCCCGGCCCGGAGTTCAACGACACCCAGCTCACCTTCGCCGCGCTGGCGTCGATCGCGGTCTACGGGCTCTTCATCAGCGCGCTCACGGTGCGGCACCGGCCCGACTACCTGCCGGTGGACACCGGGAGCGAGGCCGGGGTGCGCGACCAGGACGCCGACTTCACCCTCGACGAACACGGCTACCAGGGCGAGCCCCCGACCGACCGCCAAGCCCTGATCAGCCTGGCCCTCCTGCTCTGCGCCCTGGTCGCCGTCGTCGGCCTGGGCAAGGGCGTCTCCCCGACGATCGAGCGCGGCGTCGACCGGGCCGGGCTGCCGGCCTCGGTGGTCGGCGTCGTCATCGCGCTGATGGTGCTGCTGCCGGAGTCGATCTCGGCGGTCCGCTCGGCGTACCGGGACGAGGTCCAGACCAGCCTGAACCTGGCGCTGGGCTCCGCGATGGCCAGCATCGGGCTGACGATCCCGGCCATCGCCGTGTCCACGGTCTGGCTCTCGACCCCGCTGATCCTCGGCCTGGACGCCAGCCACATGGTGCTGCTGGCGATGACCGTGGCCGTCGGCACCCTGACGTTCGTCCGCGGCCGCGCGACCCTGGTCCAGGGCGGCGCGCACCTCGTCCTGTGCGCCGGATACCTGATCCTCGCGGTCAGTCCCTAG
- a CDS encoding amidohydrolase family protein: MDVSGLVVAPGFIDAHTHSDTACIDASEHRLDSSQAFASVLQGVTMEIAGNCGVSAFPGTYSGLAALSHAHNVSGRSNHLASLVGHGTLRAFVVGHEARPATAMEVARMADALDEALESGAVGLSTGLIYTPGSYADAAEITALATVAARHGKPYVTHLRDEMSGVENALEEAIAIGRDSGAALHVSHHKTAGKYAWGRTEVTLARLAQLRESGMDVTCDVYPYTAGSTKLSAMLPPWAHDGGQARLLERLRDPGQRDALRKAIAEGVPGWENTVGNGGWDRIVVAGAPRHAAYQGHTIAALADASGADAVDLVAELLLSEDGDVTIISHSMREDDVRRVLAAPFAMIGSDGVPTQGRPHPRWAGTFARVLGHYTREAGLFDLPEAIRKMTGATATRFGLAERGILRDGAHADLVVFDPARVADRATFAEPLTPPEGVRLVVVGGTVAVRDGVLTAARAGRVVAV; the protein is encoded by the coding sequence ATGGATGTCTCGGGCTTGGTAGTCGCGCCGGGATTCATCGACGCGCATACGCACTCCGATACCGCCTGTATTGACGCTTCTGAACACAGACTGGATAGCTCCCAAGCGTTCGCCTCGGTACTCCAGGGCGTCACGATGGAGATCGCTGGGAACTGCGGCGTTAGCGCTTTTCCCGGAACGTACTCAGGGCTCGCTGCACTCAGTCACGCCCACAACGTCTCCGGACGCTCCAATCACTTGGCTTCCCTCGTAGGGCACGGGACTCTGCGCGCCTTTGTCGTCGGCCATGAGGCACGTCCTGCCACGGCCATGGAGGTCGCGCGTATGGCAGACGCTCTGGATGAAGCTCTGGAGAGCGGAGCTGTTGGGCTCTCCACAGGGCTCATCTATACGCCGGGCTCTTATGCGGATGCTGCGGAGATCACCGCGTTGGCGACCGTCGCCGCACGCCACGGAAAGCCCTACGTAACGCATCTGCGCGATGAGATGTCAGGTGTCGAGAATGCCTTAGAGGAAGCGATCGCTATAGGGCGCGACAGCGGTGCGGCTCTGCACGTGTCGCACCATAAGACGGCCGGGAAGTACGCGTGGGGCCGGACAGAGGTGACGCTGGCGCGACTGGCGCAGCTTCGGGAGTCGGGGATGGATGTCACGTGCGACGTCTATCCGTATACGGCCGGCAGTACGAAGCTGTCGGCGATGCTGCCTCCGTGGGCCCACGACGGCGGCCAGGCGCGGCTGCTGGAGCGGCTGCGCGACCCGGGGCAGCGTGACGCGCTGCGGAAGGCGATCGCCGAGGGCGTGCCCGGCTGGGAGAACACCGTCGGCAACGGCGGCTGGGACCGCATCGTCGTGGCCGGCGCCCCGCGGCACGCCGCGTACCAGGGCCACACCATCGCCGCCCTCGCGGACGCGTCCGGCGCGGACGCCGTCGACCTGGTCGCGGAGCTGCTGCTGAGCGAGGACGGCGACGTGACGATCATCAGCCACTCGATGCGCGAGGACGACGTCCGCCGCGTCCTGGCGGCCCCGTTCGCGATGATCGGCTCCGACGGCGTCCCCACCCAAGGCCGCCCCCACCCGCGCTGGGCCGGCACCTTCGCCCGCGTCCTGGGGCACTACACACGCGAGGCAGGGCTCTTCGACCTGCCGGAGGCGATCCGCAAAATGACCGGCGCGACCGCCACCCGCTTCGGCCTCGCCGAGCGCGGAATCCTGCGCGACGGGGCGCATGCGGACCTGGTGGTGTTCGACCCGGCGCGGGTCGCGGACCGCGCGACGTTCGCCGAGCCGCTGACGCCGCCGGAGGGGGTGCGGCTGGTAGTGGTCGGCGGCACGGTGGCGGTGCGGGACGGGGTGCTGACGGCGGCGCGTGCGGGGCGGGTGGTGGCGGTTTGA
- a CDS encoding serine hydrolase, whose product MTAAALPGLLAYSVPGWGEHRADEVLPLASVGKLLLLASVAQGFAAGTLDPDEPIALLDQDYSAGSGLLLKLSARDWTLLDLARLTASVSDNTATNALLRRIGLERVAADTAALGLRHTRILDRIREPRLPEHPPTFAVGTARELASLVGIVAGDREWGPLLMEWMAGCLDRSMVAAAVPHDPEDATVRELPLSRLWVANKTGTDAGTRCDVGVVRGARQVCYAVLSRCSAGDEFAMVQGMRTIGAAVARLAAPAATTPGRTAPQ is encoded by the coding sequence GTGACAGCAGCGGCACTGCCGGGCCTGCTCGCATACTCGGTCCCGGGCTGGGGCGAGCATCGTGCGGATGAAGTGCTGCCGCTGGCGAGCGTCGGCAAGCTCTTGCTCCTCGCATCCGTGGCGCAGGGTTTCGCAGCCGGCACGCTGGACCCCGACGAGCCGATTGCGCTCCTCGACCAGGACTACAGCGCCGGCTCCGGCCTGCTCCTCAAGCTCTCAGCACGCGACTGGACCCTCCTCGACCTCGCCCGCCTCACCGCATCGGTCAGCGACAACACCGCGACCAACGCGCTACTGCGTCGCATCGGGCTGGAGCGGGTGGCGGCGGACACCGCGGCACTCGGCTTGCGGCACACGCGCATCCTGGACCGCATTCGCGAGCCCCGGCTGCCGGAGCATCCGCCGACGTTCGCCGTCGGCACGGCGCGCGAGCTGGCGTCGCTCGTCGGGATCGTCGCCGGCGACCGCGAGTGGGGTCCGCTGCTGATGGAGTGGATGGCCGGCTGCCTGGACCGGAGCATGGTGGCCGCCGCGGTTCCTCACGATCCGGAGGACGCGACCGTCCGCGAACTCCCGCTCAGCAGGCTCTGGGTCGCGAACAAGACCGGCACCGATGCGGGGACGCGGTGCGACGTCGGGGTGGTACGCGGCGCACGGCAGGTTTGCTACGCCGTGCTGTCCCGCTGCTCCGCAGGAGACGAGTTCGCGATGGTGCAGGGGATGCGAACCATCGGGGCCGCGGTGGCGCGGCTGGCGGCTCCCGCAGCCACTACCCCCGGGCGAACCGCACCGCAGTGA
- a CDS encoding NlpC/P60 family protein has product MVTSPKEAAHRAPKKYVPVSRTAMTVTLATAAAGSVALLPTAEADPNANVNDVKAQVDKLHQQAEQAAEAYNEANISLSDLQHKVDQLQARITAEQGSLDSARSSLGGLAAAQYVSGGVDSTLQLMLQQSPDNYLQQATMMAQVTDGKMATMRSAAEIQRQLNQDKASASDELAMLAKTRNLMAQQKSDIDAKEQQATNLLNQLTAAQRVQYNRLVNTTSGNVPKSTISNLPIPSDARAAIAVAFAKAQVGKPYIWAAAGPNAYDCSGLTMAAWGKAGVMMDHGSRDQYAAFPKVSESNIQPGDLVLYYSDMHHVGIYVGNGTIIHAANPSAGVQYAPIGEMPIAGIVRP; this is encoded by the coding sequence ATGGTGACGTCGCCCAAGGAAGCGGCCCATCGCGCGCCCAAGAAGTACGTTCCGGTATCCCGGACCGCGATGACGGTGACGCTGGCGACGGCGGCCGCGGGCTCGGTGGCTCTGCTGCCGACCGCTGAGGCCGACCCGAATGCGAACGTCAATGACGTGAAGGCGCAGGTGGACAAGCTCCACCAGCAGGCCGAGCAGGCCGCGGAGGCCTACAACGAGGCCAACATCAGCCTCAGCGACCTGCAGCACAAGGTGGACCAGCTGCAGGCCCGCATCACCGCCGAGCAGGGTTCCCTGGACTCCGCGCGCAGCTCGCTGGGCGGCCTGGCCGCCGCGCAGTACGTCAGCGGCGGCGTGGACAGCACGCTGCAGCTGATGCTCCAGCAGTCGCCGGACAACTACCTGCAGCAGGCCACCATGATGGCCCAGGTGACCGACGGCAAGATGGCCACCATGCGCAGCGCCGCGGAGATCCAGCGGCAGCTGAACCAGGACAAGGCCAGCGCCAGCGACGAGCTCGCGATGCTGGCCAAGACCCGGAACCTGATGGCGCAGCAGAAGTCTGACATCGACGCCAAGGAGCAGCAGGCGACGAACCTGCTGAACCAGCTCACCGCCGCCCAGCGCGTGCAGTACAACCGGCTGGTCAACACCACCTCGGGCAACGTGCCCAAGTCCACCATCAGCAACCTGCCGATCCCCAGCGACGCCCGCGCGGCGATAGCGGTGGCCTTCGCCAAGGCGCAGGTGGGCAAGCCCTACATCTGGGCCGCCGCCGGCCCCAACGCCTACGACTGCTCCGGGCTGACGATGGCCGCCTGGGGCAAGGCCGGCGTGATGATGGACCACGGTTCGCGCGACCAGTACGCCGCGTTCCCGAAGGTCTCCGAGTCCAACATCCAGCCCGGCGACCTGGTGCTGTACTACTCCGACATGCACCACGTGGGCATATACGTCGGCAACGGCACCATCATCCACGCCGCCAACCCCAGCGCCGGCGTGCAGTACGCGCCGATCGGCGAGATGCCGATCGCGGGGATCGTGCGTCCGTAG
- a CDS encoding LysR family transcriptional regulator, producing MLNTHRLRILAEVHRSGSIAGAARELKLSPSAVSHQLSQLEKEAGVSLVERGAQSLRLTAAGRRLSLRGQEILALLDAAEKDLMAHSRADTGHLCIGYFASAGRRLVPQALSRFAHRYPAVELDLVEGQPHELAPAVQQGEIDVLVMFEHALDPWSPPEGVEVRELFNDPQLLVVPTGHPAGRRGRVRLDELAGEQWITSFGTGSPVLSVLERACALEGFVPNIRCRSDHYEVITGLVRAGLGIALIPSLGISDTSGVETTRISGPRLYRKIGVASRPTNPNPVLASFLAYLASTAANLRAAH from the coding sequence ATGCTCAATACGCACCGCCTGCGCATCCTGGCCGAGGTCCACCGGTCCGGGAGCATCGCGGGAGCGGCGCGCGAGCTGAAGCTGTCCCCGTCGGCGGTGTCGCATCAGCTCTCGCAGCTGGAGAAGGAGGCCGGCGTCAGCCTGGTCGAGCGCGGGGCGCAGAGCCTGCGCCTGACCGCCGCCGGCCGCCGCCTCTCGCTGCGCGGCCAGGAGATCCTGGCCCTGCTCGACGCCGCCGAGAAGGACCTGATGGCGCACTCCCGCGCCGACACCGGGCACCTGTGCATCGGGTACTTCGCCTCGGCGGGGCGCCGCCTGGTGCCGCAGGCGCTGTCGCGCTTCGCGCACCGGTACCCGGCGGTGGAGCTGGACCTGGTCGAGGGGCAGCCGCACGAGCTGGCCCCGGCCGTCCAGCAGGGCGAGATCGACGTGCTGGTGATGTTCGAGCACGCGCTGGACCCGTGGTCGCCGCCGGAGGGCGTGGAGGTCCGCGAGCTGTTCAACGACCCGCAGCTCCTGGTGGTCCCGACCGGGCACCCCGCCGGCCGCCGGGGCCGGGTCCGGCTGGACGAGCTGGCCGGCGAGCAGTGGATCACCAGCTTCGGGACCGGCTCCCCGGTGCTGTCGGTGCTGGAGCGGGCGTGCGCGCTGGAGGGCTTCGTCCCCAACATCCGCTGCCGCAGCGACCACTACGAGGTCATCACCGGCCTGGTCCGCGCCGGTCTCGGCATCGCGCTGATCCCCAGCCTGGGCATCAGCGACACCAGCGGCGTGGAGACCACGCGGATCTCCGGCCCGCGGCTGTACCGCAAGATCGGCGTGGCCTCGCGGCCGACGAATCCGAACCCGGTGCTGGCCTCGTTCCTGGCGTATCTGGCCTCCACGGCGGCGAACCTGCGCGCCGCGCACTGA
- a CDS encoding diaminopimelate decarboxylase, which yields MPDHHARRIRRDRAVHAAVAQGLLDPQRTPVAAFVDVVGIARTAAELLAAWPRELDVLHAFAAKANPLVPVLALLLRHGLGCEVSSPGELAQARAAGFPASRIVLDSPAKTQAELAEALRDGIALNIDNFEELERVDRLVADGAVALRAGVRINPQVGIGSIEAMSTAGRTTKFGIAMADPGNRERLLAAYAARPWLRWVHVHVGSQGIPLELNAAGVAEAVRFAQEVNARREGQIEGIDIGGGLPVDFSGDEDSPTFADHVAVLREAAPELFGGELKVVTEYGRSVMAKNGFIASRVEYTKTSGGRAIALTHAGAQVAARTVFAPKSWPLRVLAYDRHGLASTAALEVQDVAGPCCFAGDLVARERKLPKLATEDIVVVPDTGAYYFSSPFQYNSLPMPPVFGFEVSEGDVVRFHVLRAAESIEELVARSGVLPAGLR from the coding sequence ATGCCTGACCATCATGCCCGCCGCATCCGCCGCGACCGCGCCGTCCACGCCGCGGTCGCCCAGGGCCTGCTCGACCCGCAGCGGACGCCGGTGGCGGCGTTCGTCGACGTCGTCGGCATCGCGCGGACGGCGGCGGAGCTGCTGGCGGCCTGGCCGCGCGAGCTGGACGTCCTGCACGCCTTCGCGGCCAAGGCGAACCCGCTGGTGCCGGTCCTGGCGCTGCTGCTGCGGCACGGCCTGGGCTGCGAGGTGAGCAGCCCCGGGGAGCTGGCGCAGGCGCGCGCCGCGGGGTTCCCGGCGTCCCGGATCGTGCTGGACTCCCCGGCGAAGACGCAGGCCGAACTCGCCGAGGCGCTGCGCGACGGCATCGCGCTGAACATCGACAACTTCGAGGAACTGGAGCGCGTGGACCGCCTGGTCGCCGACGGCGCCGTGGCGCTGCGGGCCGGGGTGCGGATCAATCCGCAGGTGGGGATCGGGTCGATCGAGGCCATGTCGACGGCCGGCCGGACCACGAAGTTCGGCATCGCGATGGCCGACCCGGGCAACCGCGAGCGGCTGCTGGCGGCGTACGCGGCGCGTCCGTGGCTGCGCTGGGTCCACGTGCACGTGGGCTCGCAGGGCATCCCGCTGGAGCTGAACGCGGCGGGGGTGGCCGAGGCGGTGCGGTTCGCGCAGGAGGTGAACGCGCGGCGCGAGGGGCAGATCGAGGGCATCGACATCGGTGGCGGGCTGCCGGTGGATTTCAGCGGGGACGAGGACAGTCCCACCTTCGCCGATCACGTGGCGGTGTTGCGGGAGGCCGCGCCGGAGCTGTTCGGCGGGGAGCTGAAGGTGGTCACGGAGTACGGGCGGTCGGTGATGGCGAAGAACGGGTTCATCGCCTCGCGGGTGGAGTACACGAAGACCTCTGGCGGGCGCGCTATAGCGTTGACGCACGCAGGGGCGCAGGTAGCGGCGCGCACTGTGTTCGCGCCCAAGTCGTGGCCGCTGCGGGTGCTGGCGTACGACCGGCACGGGTTGGCGAGTACGGCGGCGCTGGAGGTGCAAGACGTCGCGGGGCCGTGCTGCTTCGCGGGGGATCTGGTGGCGCGGGAGCGGAAGCTGCCGAAGCTCGCCACGGAGGACATCGTGGTGGTGCCGGATACGGGGGCTTACTACTTCTCCTCGCCGTTCCAGTACAACAGTCTGCCGATGCCTCCGGTGTTCGGGTTCGAGGTGTCGGAGGGGGATGTGGTGCGGTTCCATGTGTTGCGCGCCGCGGAGAGTATCGAGGAGCTGGTGGCTCGTAGTGGGGTGCTGCCGGCAGGGCTGCGGTGA
- a CDS encoding SigE family RNA polymerase sigma factor has product MGHDTTERLRSFEEFVAVRSQSLMRTAYLLVGTRESAEDLVQSALEKTFPRWSRVRRMDSPEAYVRRIVVNNAHAAWRSARQLPTVALPTGPDGAAASVPGSGDHAEDVTLRDSLLRALDELPHGMRTIVVLRYWEELSVREVADVQRCSVGNVKSQAARGLERLRELMASDVRSE; this is encoded by the coding sequence GTGGGCCACGACACAACGGAACGTCTCCGAAGCTTCGAGGAATTCGTCGCCGTACGCTCGCAATCCCTGATGCGGACGGCCTACCTGCTGGTCGGCACCCGGGAGTCCGCCGAGGACCTGGTGCAGTCGGCGCTGGAGAAGACCTTTCCGCGCTGGTCGCGGGTCCGGCGGATGGACAGCCCGGAGGCGTACGTCCGGCGGATCGTCGTGAACAACGCGCACGCCGCCTGGCGCTCGGCCCGGCAGCTGCCGACGGTCGCGCTGCCGACCGGGCCCGACGGCGCGGCGGCGTCGGTGCCCGGCTCCGGGGACCACGCCGAGGACGTGACGCTGCGCGACAGCCTGCTGCGCGCGCTCGACGAGCTGCCGCACGGGATGCGGACGATCGTGGTGCTGCGGTACTGGGAGGAGCTGAGCGTGCGGGAGGTCGCCGACGTGCAGCGGTGCTCGGTCGGCAACGTCAAGTCCCAGGCCGCGCGAGGTTTGGAGCGTCTTCGAGAACTGATGGCTTCGGACGTGAGGAGTGAATGA
- a CDS encoding ABC transporter ATP-binding protein, whose protein sequence is MALPSADPLDHHYRGEHPIRTLAYLFQEDRGRLALGVLAYFVKHSPTFLLPLVTADVIDIVVKHRPISGLWIDSGILLVLLLFNLPGHLLYIRCFSHSIRRMGVRLRSALVWRLQHLTIGYHARVSAGVLQAKVIRDVEAIEQAAQQTSDNGIGALVTMVGATVIIAFRDPIWLPVFAALVPVTVLLAMALRKPMKQDNESFREEVEQLSSRVVEMTHLIPITRAHGLERDAYRRVDGTLRRVLAAGLRLDLINGTFGAMAWIALNFMGVACLTGAAYAAYTGALGTSPGDVVMLSAFFTTLVGSVTALMNLAPVITRGLASVRSVGEVLQAPDIEENEGREVVESVRGEFRFEAMGFEYPDADRPSVADFDLVVRPGETVAFVGASGAGKSTVLNLVIGFIRPTAGRILLDGRDMAGLDLRTYRKHLSIVPQETTLFDGTIRDNVLYGLGGVDDEELRAALRDANALEFVERLPEGLDTRVGEKGARLSGGQKQRLAIARALVRDPRVLILDEATSALDTQSERLIQEALGRLVSGRTTFVVAHRLSTVRNADRIVVMEGGRVVETGTHEELVARGGAYAALHGVRAS, encoded by the coding sequence ATGGCTTTGCCATCCGCCGATCCCCTCGACCACCACTACCGGGGCGAGCACCCGATCCGCACGCTCGCCTACCTCTTCCAGGAGGACCGGGGCCGCCTGGCCCTGGGTGTTTTGGCGTATTTCGTCAAGCACAGCCCCACTTTCCTACTCCCGTTGGTGACCGCTGACGTCATCGACATCGTGGTGAAGCACCGACCGATATCCGGCCTCTGGATCGATTCGGGCATTCTCCTCGTACTGCTCCTGTTCAACCTTCCAGGGCATCTGTTGTATATCCGCTGTTTCAGCCATTCGATCCGGCGCATGGGCGTCCGGCTGCGCTCGGCACTGGTGTGGCGGCTCCAGCACCTCACCATCGGCTATCACGCACGCGTCAGCGCCGGCGTGCTGCAGGCCAAGGTGATCCGCGACGTCGAGGCCATCGAGCAGGCCGCGCAGCAGACCTCGGACAACGGCATCGGCGCGCTGGTGACGATGGTCGGCGCGACGGTCATCATCGCCTTCCGCGACCCGATCTGGCTGCCGGTGTTCGCCGCCCTGGTACCGGTGACGGTGCTGCTGGCGATGGCGCTGCGCAAGCCGATGAAACAGGACAACGAGTCCTTCCGGGAGGAAGTGGAACAACTGTCGTCGCGCGTGGTGGAGATGACCCACCTCATCCCCATCACGCGGGCCCACGGACTCGAGCGCGACGCCTACCGCCGCGTCGACGGCACCCTGCGCCGCGTCCTGGCCGCCGGCCTCCGGCTGGACCTGATCAACGGCACCTTCGGCGCGATGGCCTGGATCGCGCTGAACTTCATGGGCGTGGCGTGCCTCACCGGCGCGGCGTACGCGGCGTACACCGGCGCGCTCGGCACGTCACCGGGCGACGTGGTGATGCTGAGCGCCTTCTTCACCACACTGGTGGGCTCGGTCACGGCACTGATGAACCTGGCCCCGGTCATCACCCGCGGCCTGGCCTCGGTGCGCTCGGTCGGCGAAGTCCTGCAAGCCCCGGACATCGAGGAGAACGAAGGCCGCGAGGTCGTGGAGTCAGTCCGCGGCGAGTTCCGCTTCGAGGCCATGGGCTTCGAGTACCCGGACGCCGACCGCCCGTCGGTGGCGGACTTCGACCTGGTGGTGAGGCCAGGCGAAACGGTCGCCTTCGTCGGCGCGTCCGGCGCGGGCAAGTCGACGGTACTGAACCTGGTCATCGGCTTCATCCGGCCCACCGCGGGCCGCATCCTGCTGGACGGCCGCGACATGGCCGGCCTGGACCTGCGCACGTACCGCAAGCACCTGTCGATCGTGCCGCAGGAGACGACACTGTTCGACGGCACGATCCGCGACAACGTGCTGTACGGCCTCGGCGGCGTCGACGACGAGGAACTGCGCGCGGCGCTGCGCGACGCGAACGCGTTGGAGTTCGTGGAGCGGCTGCCGGAGGGGCTGGACACACGCGTCGGAGAGAAGGGCGCGCGGCTGTCCGGAGGACAGAAGCAGCGGCTGGCGATCGCCCGGGCGCTGGTGCGGGATCCCAGGGTACTGATTCTGGACGAGGCCACATCGGCGCTGGACACACAGTCCGAGCGGCTGATCCAGGAGGCACTGGGGCGGCTGGTGAGCGGGCGGACGACGTTCGTCGTGGCGCACCGGCTGTCGACGGTGCGCAATGCCGACCGGATCGTGGTGATGGAGGGCGGCCGGGTGGTGGAGACCGGGACGCATGAGGAGTTGGTGGCTCGCGGCGGGGCTTATGCGGCTTTGCACGGGGTGCGGGCTTCTTAG
- a CDS encoding GNAT family N-acetyltransferase: MFAIPLTEDAELRPLEVWQAAEFFIHIERAREHLNRWIGFADACPDLASARAMLQRYADRQAADSGRIFGIWYRGTLVGGCMFPHFDDQSGTCEIGVWTEPAGQGHGLITAAVGHLLDHALIERGMARAEWHCDPENERSWAVAKRMGMTAEGTFRSSHVRRGKRHDMQLWGILRDEWIAHREAEK; the protein is encoded by the coding sequence GTGTTCGCGATACCGCTCACCGAAGACGCCGAACTGCGCCCGCTGGAGGTATGGCAGGCCGCGGAGTTCTTCATCCACATCGAACGGGCCCGCGAGCACCTGAACCGCTGGATCGGCTTCGCGGACGCCTGCCCCGACCTGGCATCGGCCCGCGCCATGCTGCAGCGCTACGCGGACCGGCAGGCGGCCGACTCCGGCCGGATCTTCGGCATCTGGTACCGGGGCACGCTGGTCGGCGGCTGCATGTTCCCGCACTTCGACGACCAGAGCGGCACCTGCGAGATCGGCGTCTGGACCGAGCCGGCCGGCCAGGGCCACGGCCTGATCACCGCGGCGGTCGGGCACCTGCTGGACCACGCGCTGATCGAACGCGGGATGGCGCGCGCCGAGTGGCACTGCGATCCGGAGAACGAGCGCAGTTGGGCGGTGGCCAAGCGGATGGGGATGACGGCCGAGGGCACGTTCCGGTCCAGCCATGTGCGCCGCGGGAAGCGGCACGACATGCAGCTCTGGGGGATCCTGCGGGACGAGTGGATCGCGCATCGGGAGGCGGAGAAGTAG